The genomic segment gggagagagacagatgaaAGGAATGTGAGGTAGGactgaggagaaacaggaggtCAAGCCATTAGGGGAAAAACAGTTGTATACACTTTAAAGTAAAAGTCTGCTTCTTGCCAAAATCAGAGCGAGATGGCTACGACGGAGGCTCAGGGGGCAAGGCCAGTTAGGCCACTAATGAGTGGCACACTGGAGGCAGTTGGGCTGGGAGGTGGGTGGGGGGgcttggcggcggcggcgctcggcctGTCTTTAACTAGACTGGTGTATTGATTAAACTCTTGATTTGGCCCCCGCCGCTGAACTGGATGCCAGCACCCTGCCAACCTAGCCCAGAGGGTAACGTGGAAGAGGTATGCGAGTATGTGGCGAGGGGGAGTGCTAGATGAGGCGCCAGCTGCCGCGCGCCTCCATCCGCCCTCCTCTGAGACGCCTCCCCGCCCCCACCCAgccaccctcacacacacgagCCCCCCTCACCCTCCCCTCTGCTATCTATCATCTCAATATGGTGCGGGCAGCCAGTTTGTGTTGTGCTAATTTCCTCCAATAAATCAGTAATTATTGCTGTGCCGTCCctgctgtctctctccctctctctcccttttaccctctcctcttctctcttcctccctccttttcccgCAGCTGTTTTTCCATTTGTCCAGAGAGCGGGTGTTCTCAGAGGAGCGCACACGCTTCTACGGCGCAGAGATCGTCTCAGCTCTTGACTACCTGCATTCAGCCAAGATTGTGTATCGGGACCTCAAGGtaaacagaagcagagagggGAGCCTGGTTGGGGGGCATGAATGAGATCAGACACATATTTCAGAGATGCTGCTTTTAGCCCCCATCTCTTGAGTCGccgtgttttttgtttttccatccaGGAGGATGTTGAGTGGCTCAGGATGTGTAGTAATTAAAAAGAGGGACAGGTACACGCTCACATCGACATAAAGCAGTAAAGGAGCGCGGCAGGCAGAGTGGGAGGAAGGTGCTGATGCCACAGAGGTAGAGAGGTAGATGGCTCTGTCTGAGCGTCTGCCTAGCAGCCTTGGCCCCATCTCTGCTCACAGCAGCCAAGAAaacagaaaggagagaaagcagACAGAGCGCAAGAAAAACATTTCAGCcattaaaattaaaaggttGAGTGGCTCCACTACATGCCTGAAGTTTATTTCCCTGCTCTGCATCTGTGAACCTGAATGTACACACTGCCACTATGTGGCTGAAACAATGAGGTTTTCACCTGTcagccgctcctctcctcctcagaggcGTAAAACCTCGactcagcagcacaaagagTTTAATCTTAACAAAACACTCAAGTACGTGTGTAAGTGGATGAAAATAAGGTGTGACTGAAATCATCCGCCTGAAAGCTTCTTCTGATGAATTGAAATGTTCTGTCACAACTGCAGTGTTTGCCTTTTCATTTACACATGTCTTCGATTCCACTGGTGAGAGTTAAATTGTGGGAATTCTTCCGTGTCTTCTTTGTCTTTTAGTTGGAAAACCTCATGTTGGACAAGGACGGTCACATCAAGATCACGGACTTCGGCCTCTGCAAGGAGGGCATCACAGACGCTGCTACCATGAAAACCTTCTGTGGTACCCCAGAGTACCTCGCCCCCGAGGTAGCGCTGTGTTTTCTAATGTGCTGAAATAAGGCACGGAAGGATAAACATTAACAAGTCTAAATCAGCTTTGTGGATTCGTCCTGATCACTGAATTTAGCGTGTTTAAACATGGGATGCTTTGGTATGTGCATTAGAATTATTTTGCTTTCACGCTAAGTGTGTCGGATTTGTGAGTTTGAGTTCTCATAAGTTGCTTTTATCAATAGATACATGACAGAAATCTCAGCTAAATTGTGTGAACATAGCAGATTGACGGAGGCTTTGTAGTACATAAAAGCATCTGCGGCATCCACAGGCGGCCTGTCATTAGGCAGCGTTTCTGCACCACTCAGGGTTCCACCAGGACGGCCCCTGTGAACCGCACAGCTCCTGTTTATCGCCGCATACGCGTGCACGGGTAGTTTCTGGAGCGACCTTCGCGAGGCTTCCTCCTGACTGCTGCAGGCTGCGAATCCCTCCTCAAACACTGTAGCTCTGAGCGTTGTGCTGTAGGTCAGTGGTGGTGATTACACTGGGAGCTGTGAACACACTGGATGAGGACAGAGGACGGTAAACGGGTTCTCTCCTTACCCACGATTCTTCTGCATTTAGCAACTTCCTTCTTTGTGGGAATTTAAATATGTAGATTGTAAACTGCAGGCGAGTGTTTTCCATATCAGGGTGAACCGTAAATATGCAGCGCATTCGTATGAATGAGGGCGTTTGCAAAAGCGGCAAAGGCCACGGAACAGGACTCGCGCGCGGCCACGTTCCTGTAATAGTTGTGCCGGTGCCGCCGTCGCCTGTCCAGCGATCGGCGCTGCCTCTCTCGAAGGCCAGCAGATCAACTGGCGAGAGCGTAGCAGGACTGTGGGTGGTGCAGTCGGAGCGATGGAGATGAAGGCAGGATGGGGAGAGGCAGAGTGTATATCCCACTTGAAAAAGTATGGAGGACAATTTGGCCCagcattttgtgctttttttttcttcttcttctttttttttagagTCCCTTCCTTTGCGTGCCAAAAGCTCATTGGAGGCTGTTGGTTATTTTTCACAggatgtgcgtctgtgtgcgcttgtgtgtgtgcgtgcgtgtgtgccgTGTGTGATTGCAGTAGAAAGTGCGGGCTAAAGTGAGGCAGATGGCGGCAGATGGGCGAGGTTGGAGGAAGGTGCTCGGAAAAAACCTGGAAATCTacaccagcgccgccgccgccgccattcGCCCGCCCGCACGCTCTgctcgcccgcccgccgccCGCCCGCGTGTAAAAATAACACAGTTTGCTTGGAGCCAAGTTACAGAGATGCAAAGTAGCCGGGATTAAAAAGAGaaagggggaggtgggggttaGACACAGAAGAAGATGAGAAGGGAGAGGAAATATTTCAGGGTTACGGGAGTGGAATCCAGAcatttgagtgtgtgtcagtggagaAAGGGCAGATGAGAGAGACGTGCGGCGCGAGCGGCGTCAGGCGGAGGATTCTTCGCCACACGTGTAAAGCAGAAGATCGTCTCCGCATTGTTTTCTTCGTGGATCCTCAAAAAGCAAATGTGAGATTAGCGAACAATGAGCGGTGTAAGGTTCCTGTAAAGTGAGGGAACGGGATCAAAGAAAACACATGGGCcgtgtgttttctctgttttctcatatttttgtgtttgacacATTTCCTTGTGACTGTTTTTTGTTGAAAGTGTTGAGGGGGATGGATTTCTtccatttatttgtgtgtgtgtgtgtgtgtgtgtgtttgcgtgttgtATATGATGAgcattgtgttattttttattatttttcctgTGAATGTTTCATAAACATATCACAGCAAAACATGTCAGAACCCAGCAGGTTTCCTACTAGAGCGAAGGCCTGTTTGACAACATCAACATGTGCCTGTACGTCCACTGCAGCAcatgaggtgtgtgtttgtgtcccgtTGTGTACATGTGGCCAAAGACCTGGTCCTCCTCCCTGAAGACTGATCTGAATcacttctcctctctctgttgctTCTTGAGTTTTGTCCTATTTATGTGTCCCATGTCTAAaacatatacacatactgtagccacacatgttacacacacacacacacacacacacacacacacacacacacacacacatacacacactcgcTCTGCCTCCATGCCTGAGGCTGTGGGGCAGCATTCTGGCTCTGTGTGGATTAATCTGCTCCCTGCCTGCGACCGAGCTGCCACCACTTTTTTGGTCCCagggcacacagacacacacaacctcttatgtgtacacacacacacacacagtacatacacatgTCTGACTGGACAGCTTGAATTTTCATACATTTCTGTACCTTTATAGTACAAAGTCACACATCTCTGCAGAGCGTCACTGAAAACAGCCGTGTGAGCTGCTCTGAATTTCATAAAccccacactgtgtgtgtgtgtgtgtgtgtgtgtgtgtgtgtgtgtgtgtgtgtgtgtgtgtgtgtgtgtgtgtgtgtgtgtgtgtgtgtgtgtgtgtgtgtgtgtgtgtgtgtgtgtgtgtgtgtgtgtgtgtgtgtgtccctcttCAAGCTGCAGGGACTGAAACAACACTAAACATCTCCTAGTTTGCCTCACTCTCAAAACTTTATGAATTTGATGAGGATAGATAAATATtccatctgctgtgtgtgtgtgaatgagtgtgtgttcgTCTGACAGTCTCCCAGCAGTCTAAGCCAGTGTTATCCCTCCAGCCGTACAAATCAATAGTATATCTGGAGCTGGCGGCACGATTTGTTCCCCCAGCTCTTCTCTGCAGCTGCCAACAGGGTGACCAGcttaatgcacacacacattcacacataaaATAGCACTTCCAACTCTCTTATTCACTTCCACGCATGTTGACTTGTACACAGTGAAGCAGCCGCCTGCATCATTAGCAGTTTAGTGTTGAGTGTGTGAGCTCCGGCAGTTAATGACCAGCTTTCTGTGCTATTGAGCTGCTGTGGAAATTCACAGGCGGCTTTCTGGTGATTTCTCACACCTGGTGTCAACACACTGACATTTAGCATGATTTACAGCATTCAAACACAGAACCTCACCTGAACCTTCATCTACTTATTAAGGTGAAATACTAGGAGAATGAGGCTTTGGAGTCTCCTTCTGCAGCCGTCctcagatggatggatgtgtgggCTCTGAGCTAACACTGAATACCTATTAGTGACTAAAACAAGAATTCATCTGCTCTTTACTGAGACGTGCTCCTCTTTTTAATGACTATGAAGCAGTTAATAGGTTGTTTGTTGATGGCATCACCTTCATTATACAGTGGCAGGCTGATTTATTAGAACTACTTTCAGAATCCTGCAGCAGTCTAAgctatttatgtatttatgacaCCTGTGCTTtagtgtctgctgctgccactcGTTTGCTTCCCAGCGTGCGGCATGTATTGAAATGCTGTATATGGAGTTCTGTCATGCAATGCTTTTAATAGTTGAGTCAAAAACCTGTTTATGCGTGaatatgtgtgtgaatgtttgcatGTCGTGTCCATTATTAACACAGTGAGATGTTATTATTGgcgacatgtactgtataacataTGCTGCCtcccttcctgtttgtctgtctgtctgtctgtctgtctgtctgtctgtctgtctgtctgtctgcctgcctgtctgtctgtctgtctgtctgtctgtctgactgtataAGCACATATCGCGTAGATATGTAGACATATTATGCTGCCGTGAGCCTCAGCTGCACCTGAAATACTGCTCCTTCCTCACCTTCCAGAGATTAGCCACCGGGTACATGAGGTGATGAAAGCAAAAGCACAAGCGAGGGAAGACATGATTAGAACGTAGGAGGCAGGATAAGACGAGCTGGAGAGGACGGTGTGAGGAGAGCGGGCAGCTCATATGCGCTTTGATAGGGCACCGTCTTATTTCACAGTCGCTGGCTGTACCTGCGCTCGCCAGCTCGGAGCCTGGACTGGCCCTCACCTGTGTTTTGGGCTGTTCTGCCTCTAGCATCCAGGGACATTTCTGTCTGCCCATGCCAGTGTAGTGTCAGCGTGCCAGTTATTACTGGCAGGGACCACAGGAGGCATCTGGTGGGCCACGCCAATACACTGACTCCTTTACTGTAACAGGAGCCTCTGAAGGCCTGCCATCCCATGATGTTTGCCTCTGCATGTGCGCCTgtgtgggggttgggggggggcatCACATGCAGGCTATGGTCTGAAAACCCCGTCTTCTCTCTCCCCAGGTCCTGGAAGACAACGACTACGGCCGGGCGGTCGACTGGTGGGGTTTGGGCGTGGTGACATACGAGATGATGTGCGGGCGACTGCCCTTCTACAACCAGGACCACGAGAAGCTGTTCGAGCTCATCCTCATGGAAGACATCAAGCTGCCGCGCACGCTGTCCTCCGACGCCAAGTCTCTGCTGTCCGGCCTCCTCATCAAAGACCCGAATAAACGGTGGGGCTCGGTGCGGTCTGGACTGAAGCAGAGACGCGTGCTCAGCATTAGGTTCAAACTGTTTGTTTGTCCTCTCTCCTTCAGACTCGGTGGAGGACCAGATGACGCTAAAGAAATAATGAGACACACGTTCTTCTCTGGTGTTGAATGGCAGGATGTCTATGATAAAAAGGTGATCACGCGTAAAAGTCACACGACTTTTAATTGTGCGGAGAAATGTAGGATCAAATGAAAGTGCAGCATTCGAATACACATAATTATATATTTCCAATTAATTTTCCCAGAGGTTCAAGGTGAAGTAATGAACACGTGTCGCTGCCATGCTCGCGTGTGGAGGTGTGACCTTTCACCCTACAGCGCTGCTGCTCTATGCATGTGTTTAAACAGCACCACTGGGTGTGAGTGGGTCCCGTGGGACCGTGTTGCTCCGTGTTTGCTGATCACTGTTTTGATCACGccttttcctttcctctttgttttattttttctgtctcttcttcatatcctcctctcctttccttgactgtctcctctgctctccctctctcctccatccttttgTTCCTGTACCTCTCTTATATTTTGACTCTTCTTAATTTCTGACTTTCTTTTTCAGTCCCTCTGTCTCCTTTCTCGTTTTTCTGTGGCttcctttcattttcttcactCTGCTAGTTTTTCTGTACCATTAACTCCTCTCCTTCCCAtcgtttcttttttaattttttctctCCTACCTGTCTACATTTGCTCTGTGATGGAAACCCATAGGCCTGCTGCTCCAGTGGCCGTATGCAGAGCTGGTGTTGGATTCTGCCATCCCATCAGTCAGTCAATCTAACCtgcctttctttcctcctcaccTGTTTGTTCTAGCTGGTTCCTCCCTTCAAGCCTCAGGTGACGTCAGAGACAGACACCAGATACTTTGATGAGGAGTTCACAGCCCAGACCATCACCATCACTCCACCAGAGAAATGTGAGTGTCCTCTGTCTCCACCTCTTTATCACACAAAGGTGCTGACACTAAATGTGTATGTTGAGCCATAGAGAGTGAGTaaataatactactactactaataataataataataaataattgtaaTATTATTCATCAGTGGACCATCTTTTTTTCAAGTGAgacattttcaaattaaatgaactGGAGAACAAATATTCAAAGCTGTTGCTCCAaagtgctgttgtgtgtttattcaAGTGTCTCGTAATAGTCCTCGGGCCACACGCAGCACTTCACAGGCTTTTGAGATAAAGATACCAGTTTCAAAATGTTCAGCGCTGAATTATGCATGAGCGGAACCGACGTGTTTCTCTGTGCTAATGTGAGG from the Betta splendens chromosome 15, fBetSpl5.4, whole genome shotgun sequence genome contains:
- the akt3a gene encoding RAC-gamma serine/threonine-protein kinase isoform X2, with protein sequence MKTERPKPNTFIIRCLQWTTVIERTFHVDSPDERDEWTEAIQMVADKLQRQEEERIQCSPTSNIDNLVEEEMDISTTHHKRKTMNDFDYLKLLGKGTFGKVILVREKASGKYYAMKILKKEVIIAKDEVAHTLTESRVLKNTRHPFLTSLKYSFQTKDRLCFVMEYVNGGELFFHLSRERVFSEERTRFYGAEIVSALDYLHSAKIVYRDLKLENLMLDKDGHIKITDFGLCKEGITDAATMKTFCGTPEYLAPEVLEDNDYGRAVDWWGLGVVTYEMMCGRLPFYNQDHEKLFELILMEDIKLPRTLSSDAKSLLSGLLIKDPNKRLGGGPDDAKEIMRHTFFSGVEWQDVYDKKLVPPFKPQVTSETDTRYFDEEFTAQTITITPPEKFDEDGMDCLDNERRPHFPQFSYSASGRE